GGACGGCGATGGCGGCCCATCCGCACGCCGGATCGTTCCTGCCCGCGGACCGGTCCTACACGGCGGTTACGAACGATCAACCGGCGCAACATTATGGATGGACGCCGCCGGACGTCTCGATCGAGGGGCAAGTCATCAACGAGGACACGGAAGCCGGCGAGGACGGCGTCACGGTCACGTTCTCGGGCGGACTGGGGAGCGTGACCACGAGCAACGGCGGGTACTACGGGCGCGTGGTGGGCTACGGGTGGACGGGAACAGTGACGCCCTCGCATTCCACTCCCCATGGGCCGGGGAGCATGACGCCCACGAACCGGAGTTACTCGGCGATCACGGGGACGCAAACCGGGCAGGATTTCTCGTGGAAGCCGCCCTATGTGCCGGGCACGCGCTACGTTTCGCTGACGGGCCTCAACGAGCATCCGTACACGAACTGGATCATGGCGGCGCGCGACATCCAGACGGCGGTGAACGCTTCGGGGCCGGGGGATGAGATCGTCGTCGCGGATGGAACCTACGACATCGTGGCCGGGATTCGTGTCTACAAGCCCATCACGATCCGGAGCGTCAACGGGCCGCTATGGTCCACGGTGCGATGGATCGGCAATGTGCTCAAGGGCCAGAACTCCTGCATGTTCCTGGTCATGACCAATGCGGTTCTGGATGGTTTCACGATTCAAAACGGAAGGCTTCGCACGGATGTGCCGTTCCAGGGGGGATCGAAGGCCGGTGGTGTGACGGCAGGCAATGGGGCGGAGATTCGCAACTGCATCATCAGCGGCCACAATGCGCAGACCCTGAACATCGGCGGGGGTGCGGGGGGCATCAGTCTCTACAACAGCTCGAAGGCCGTGAATTGCATTATTTACGGCAACGTGGCGAGGGACACGATCACGAGATCGGGCGGCGGAGTCCGGCTGGAAAGCGGCTCGCGGCTGGTCAACTGCGTGGTATATGGCAATCGGATAACCCCGGTCATGGGCTTTGCCATTGGAGCCGGGGGCGTGTTCCAGTCGGGGTCGGGTCCGGTGTATGTCGAGAACTGCATCGTGTGGGGTAATAGCTATGGCTACGGCGGTCCGCTGCAGCAGAGCGTTTCGCCGAACCTGTTCTCGGAAAATGGGCAGATGTACGTGCGTTACTGCTGTTACCAGAATGCCACGGACATCCAGACTCCGCTCGCGTCGTTCTCTGCCAACCCCCTGTTCCTCGATGCCCCCGGCGGCGATTACCGCGTGGCGGAGGAGTCCTGGTGCATCAACGGGGGCCTCGACGAGTACAACGACCTGGCCGGCGACATCGCGGCGAACGCCCGGAAGATCGGGACCATCGACGTCGGGGCGTATGAGTTCACGGGTCCGCGCCCGCGTATCCTGGGCCGCGTCACGCACGAGGACACCGGGGCGGGCGTGGACGGGGTGACTGTGGAGTTCACGGGGGGCGTGAGCAACGCGGTCACGTCCGGAGGCGGGTACTACAGCCGCATCGTGGAAAGCGGCTGGGGCGGGACCGTGACGCCCGACTATGCCACGGGTTCGTTCACGCAGCCGGCGAGCCGCGTGTATGGCAGCGTGACGGCGGATCAGCGGGAGCAGGATTATGTATGGACGCCGCCGGATCCCGACGTCGCCGGGCAGATCACGCACTACTTCACCGGTGCGGGGCTGGATGGGTGGGCGGTCAGCTTCCCGGGCCTGCCGTCGGTCGAGACCAGCGGAGGCGGTTATTACACGCTGACGGTTCCTCGGCATTACACGGGTACGGCCACCGTGAGCCATGCCCTTGGCGGAACCTACAGCCCGTCTGAGCGAGTTTACTCGGATCAGCGGGTTCCCCTCGCGGCCGAGAACTTCCAGTGGATTCCGCCGACCCGCGCCATCATCGGCCGCGTGGTCAATCATTACACGGGGGCCGGTGTGGAAAGCGTGACGGTGAGCTTCTCCGCCGGGGGCGGCGCCAGCGTGGCGACCGGCACCGAGGGCTATTACACGGGCCAGGTTTACTACGCGTGGAGCGGCCGGGCCACGCCCACGAAGGCCGGCGGCGTCTTCAGCCCGATCGCGAGCCGGGATTACCAGAACGTGACCTCGGATCAGCTCGCGCAGAATTATACCTGGGTGCCGGACAATCCAGCGATCTCCGGCCGGGTGACCAACACCGTTACGGGGGCGGGGGCCGACGGGCTCACGGTGAGTTTCAGCGGGCTCGGTGACGCCATCACCAGCAACGGCGGGTACTACGGCTTCGTCGTGGGTTATGGCTGGAGCGGAACCGGCGTCGCTTCCGGCGCCGTGGGGACGGTCGCGCCGTCGTCCCGCGGCTACACGAACCTGATCGCCGGCGTCAGCGCGCAGGATTACGGGTGGACACCGCCGGAGCGCACGGTGGCGGGCCGGGTGACGGACGTGGATACCGGCGCGGGGCTGGGCGGGGTGACGGTGGCGTTCGCTCCGACTGGCGGCGGGGTGGAGACGCTGGGCAGCGGTTACTTCACGCAGACGCTGTATTACGGCTGGAGCGGCTCGCTGACCCCGTCCCGGGCGGGCGGCACGTTCGATCCGACGAATCGCAGTTTCACCGTGCTGGACCATCGGACGGGCGAGGACTTTGGTTACAGGGCGGATCGGACCCTCTCCGGCCGCGTGACGGACCTGGACTCCGGGGCGGGGATGGATGGCATCACGCTGACGCTATCCGGGGCGGCCGGCAGCACGGTCACCACGAATGGCGGGTACTTTGATCTGGCGGTGACGTACGGGTGGAGCGGCTCCCTGACCGCGTCGTTCACCAACGGCAGTTTCAATCCCGCGAGCCGGGTCTACAGCGCGCTGGCCACCAACGCCGCGAGCCAGGATTTCGTCTGGCGCCGGCCGAGGACGATCACGGGCCGGGTGGTCAACCAGTACACCGAGGGGGGCTTGGACGGCGTCCTGGTGAGCGCGGCGGGCGCGGGAAGCGGCGTGACAGCGAGCGGCGGGTACTACCGCCTGGACGTGCTCTACGGGTGGAGCGGACGGGTGACGCCCAGCCAGGGCAATTCGACCTTCACCCCGGGCTACCGGGACTACAGCAACGTCACCGCGGACTTCACCAACCAGGACTACGACTGCGCGCCGGCCGATCCGCGCCTCATCGGCCGGGTCACGAACCGGTACACCGGGGCGGGCGTATCGGGCGTGACCGTGACGCTTTCCGGCGGCGGGGGCCAGACGGCGACGGGCCCCGGCGGGTACTTCACCCAGACCGTGTTCTACGGGTGGAGCGGCCAGGCCACTCCGTCGTACGCGCTGGGGACGTTTGATCCTTCCGTGTCCGGCTTTACGAATGTCGTCGTGGATCAATCGGGGCTGGCCTATGCCTGGACGCCGCCGGCCCGCTGGATCGCGGGTGTGGTGACCAACGAGGACAGCGGCGTGGGCGTGGAAGGCATCTCGCTCGATTTCGCGAACGCCCCGGCGGGCCCGTCCGTCACGGACGCGAGCGGCGCGTACACGCAGGAAGTGTACTACGGCTGGAGCGGCGCCGCGGTGGCGACCTGTTCGGAGGGCACGCTCGTGCCCGCGGGCCGGACGTACGGCGCCGTCACGAGCAATCTGGCGGGAGAAAATTATTCCTGGAAACCGCCCCGCGATATTTCGGGCCGCGTTACGAACACGCTGACAGGGGAAGGGGTGGATGGGGTGTGGCTGACCGGGACGGGGAGTGAAACCAACCTCACGGCCGGCGGCGGCTATTACTACCTATCGGTGACCCAGGGCTGGACCGGCCGCGTGACGCCGGGCTTCGCCTCGGGCGGGTTCCAGCCCGCCTATCGCGACTACAGCGCTGTCAGCGAGGATCAGCCGGACCATGATTATGGGTGGAGTCCGGCTCCCGTCATCTCGGGCCAGGTCCGGCACCAGTACACGGACGAGGGCGTGGCCGGCGTCACCATCTCCTTCTCCGGCGGACAGGGCGTCGCCGTGACGACGAACGGCGGCTGGTACAGCCGCGCGGTGGCCTACGACTGGAGCGGGACAGCCACGCCGGGCTACACGAGCGGTTCCTTCACCTCGCTTCCCAGTCGCGCTTACAGCCACGTGATCGAGGACCAGGCCGGCCAGGATTACATCTGGACGCCGCCCGATCCGGTGATTTCGGGCCGGGTCACCCTGCTGGACACGGGAGCGGGCGTGGACGGCGCGGTCGTGGTCTTTTCGGGCGGCGCCGGAAGCGTCACGAGTGCGGTGGGCGGATATTACAGCCGGAGTGTGCCCCGGGGCTGGAGCGGCGCGGCGGTTCCGGAAACCGCCGCCGGGGGCACGTTCAGCCCCGCGACGTCCAGTTACGTGAATGTCACCGAGGATTACGCGGATGAAGACTACGTGTGGACCTCGCCCGACGTGCAGATTTCGGGCCGCGTGACCAACTCGGCGCTGGGGACCGGCGTGTCCGGCGCGACCGTGACGGCGATGGGCCAGGACAGCGACCTGACCGTCGCGGACGGGAGTTACACGCTGGTCGTGCCACGCGGCTGGAGCGGCGAGGTGAACGTCAGTTACGTCGGGGGAGTCCTGGTGCCCTCCTCGCGAACGTACACGAATGTCAGCACCTACCTGTCCGGCCAGAATTACTCCTGGACGCCGAGCGACACGACCATTTCGGGCCGGATCACCGACTCGATCACCGGCATGGGCGTGGACGGCCTTACCGTCGGGTTCAGCGGGGACCAGGGCGAGAGCGTCACGGCGGGCGGCGGGTATTACAGCAAGGCGGTGGAATTCAACTGGAGCGGCCGCGTCACGCCGCAGAGCGGTTCGGGTACGTTCGCGCCCGCCTATCGCGACTACAGCCAGGTGCGGACGGAACAGGCCGGGCAGAATTACGTGTGGACCCCGGCGGCTTCGGCGGGCGACCGCTACGTCTCGCCGAACGGCTCGTGCGCGTATCCCTACACCAACTGGGCGACGGCCTCGACCAATATCCACTGGGCGTTGACCGTCGCCAACGCGGGCGAGTCGGTATGGGTGAGCAACGGGACGTACGGCGTGGTGTCGCCCCTGGTGGTCAATAAGGCCATCTGGCTGCGGAGCGCGAACGGGGCGGAGGCAACGGTGCTGCGGCGGTCGGGCTCCAACGCGTGCGCCGTGGTGCAGGTCAGCAACGGCAACGCCAAGGTCAGCGGATTCACGATTCGCGACGGGCAGTCGGCGGTGGGGGCGGGGGCCACGCTCTACGCCGGCTACCTGTTCAACAGTATCGTCCGGGACAACGCGGGGGCCGGCGTCGCGATGGGGGCGTCCCTGTCGGCCCGCATGGCGAACTGCCTGGTCATCGGTAATACCGCGGGAGGCATCGCAGGGAATGGCGTGGTCGTCAATTGCACGGTGGCGACCAACGGGGGCAGCCCGGCCATCCAGGCGGCCCGGGTTTATAATTCGATCAGCGACGGCGCGGTCAGTAGTCCGGAAATTCAATATACCCTGGCGCCCGTTGTCTATGCGGGATCGGGTAATCTGACGGGCGACCCGCTCTTGGTCGATCCCTCCGCCGGCGACTACCGGCTCCAACACGATTCCCCCTGCCGGGACGCCGGGCGCAATTTCTACAACACGCTGCCGGACGACCTCGACGGGAATCCCCGCATCTTCAGCGAGATCGACATGGGCGCCTACGAGACCGAACCGGACACGGGCCTGGCGGTCGCGCTCTTGAGCGATCCGAATCCCCTGCCGCTCGGCGAGTGGCTCCGTTTCGACATCCACGTCCTGAACAACGGCCCGAACCCGGCGGAGGGCGTGGCCGTATCCGGCGTGCTGACCGGCATCGTCTACCAGAGCAACAGCGTCGGGGCCGCCTATAACCCGGCGGCCGGCGTCTGGACGGTGGGGGAGATGGCGGTGGACGAGCAGCGGCAACTGCGGGTCTGGGGCCTGGCCCAGCGCGAGGGCTATGTCACCAACGTGGTCCGCGTGACCGCCTCGCAGGCGGATCCGGGCGAGCCCGGCTACGACGTGGCGACGAACGTCACGCGCATGCTCGGCGAGGTGAGTATCACCAATGTGGCCGCCGCCTCCTCCTCGGGTAACGCCACGGTCGAGTGGGAGAGCGTGGTGGGGCTGGGCTACAATGTATATTCCTGCGACGGCGCCTACGTGCAGTCGCTGACCTGGACGGCGCGGGCCACGCTCGTGGCCTCCGAGGATATTCCGCACTACATGGACCCGGCGGCGGCGCCGCAAAGCGTATCGCGACGCTACTACCAGGTGACCTTTTCGGGCCACACGCCCACCGAGACCAATGCGTGGGCCTTGATCCGCCGCGACGTGCGACCCGCCAGCTTCACGCTGCTTTCTCCGCCCGTGCGGACGGACCGGCGGTTCGACGGCCGGATGGGGGCGAAACTGGCCGAGCCGCTGACCGGCCACGACGGGGGCGTGGGGTCCGGCGCGGACGAGGTGTATATCCTGCAAACGAACGGGCAATGGCGAGTCCTGTACCTGGACGGCCAGAAGCTCTGGCGCGAAAGCAACGGAAACGCCAGCGACTGCGAACTGGCGGCGGGCCAGGGCTTCTGGGTCTGCCGGCGCAACGGAACCGCCGTCCGCGCGACCTTTACCGGCCCGGTGGGGAACGACGGCACCCAGACCGGCCGGCTCGCGGTGGGCTGGACGATTCTGGGGCTGTCCGAGGGCAAGGACCTGCCGCCGAAGGAAACCTTTGCCGCGGCCTCCCCCGTGGGCGCTCCTCAAGAGGAGGATGCCGACCTGCTGGTTCTTCAAAACCCGGACGGCACGTGGCGGCGCCTGATGTACGTGCAGGGCTGGGGCGCGCCCTACGACGGCAACTGGTTCGATCTCTCGACGTTCCGAATCTACACCAACCGCCTCGAGCCCGGCGCCGCCTATTACTACTTCCGCCAGGCGGCCGGCGGAAATGCGGAGTTGCGGTT
This region of Kiritimatiellia bacterium genomic DNA includes:
- a CDS encoding fibronectin type III domain-containing protein: MGTGYSPDGTFWTVPNAPTAQAATAVGGFSFSANWSTTTGATNYLLDVSTASGFTSYIGGYSNRLAGTATTLSVTGLAQGTAYYYRLRAQNSGGTSTNSGAITVSTIPAAPTAQAATTIAGSSFSANWSASTGATNYLLDVSTASGFASYVGGYSNRLAGAATTLSVTGLAQGTVYYYRLRAQNSGGTSTNSGTISLTTLALPTLTAPAVASITSTGATLGATVTTNGGASLTARGTVWGTSASPTGNALAEGGTVTGAYSHARTGMTPGTLIYYRGYAINSVGTNYSADGTFWTVPLPPDGKPGSSITVSSFLANWTNSIGATNYLLDVSTSSTFAAYVSGYQNLTVGGATNRSVTGLSAGAAYYYRVRAQNSGGVSENSKTTTVWTLPVAPAILPATNVTTISFHANWLSVTGATNYRLDVTPGDSFTNYVSGYQNRSAGNVLTYPVTGLVAGTRYLYRVRAYNTGGYSGYSGTSTVWTVPEAPTAQPATAIAGTSFAANWLAATGATNYLLDVSTAPAFTNHTAGYSNRLAGTATTLSVTGLAQGTVYYYRLRAQNSGGTSTNSDAIMLTTFALPTLTTPSVSSIGPTGATLGATVSGDGGAALTARGTVWGTDASPAGNALAEGGTATGVYSHARTGMTPGTLIYYRGYAINSVGTNYSEDGNFWTVPSAPTIQAATNASETSFHANWLTATGATGYRLDVSTSDSFADFVSGFQDVDAGSATTWPVTGLVAGTPYYYRVRAVNSGGTSANSGTNAVWTLPLPPAVKPGSSITASSFLANWTNSVSATNYLLDVSTSSTFAAYVSGYQNLVVGNATNRSVTGLSTGSVYYYRVRAQNGGGVSGDSKTTTVWTIPPAPVVQAATNITAIGFYANWSASTGATGYRLDVSTSAAFTVYVSGFQNLSVGNVTTRSVTGLVAGTPYYYRVRASNSGGTSGNSQTAAVTTLTLPVLTAPTAGSITSTGATLGATVTGDGGASLTARGTVWGTSASPTENALAEGGTATGVFSHARIGMTPGTLIYYRGYAINSVGTNYSADGSFWTVPTAPTAQAATSIAGNSFEANWSTAMGATNYLLDVSTASAFTNYVAGYSGRLAGDMTTLSVTGLAQGTVYYYRLRAQNSGGISTNSGTISLTTLALPTLSAPTAASMTSTGATLGATVTVDGGETLTARGTVWGAGASPTGNALAEGGTATGVFSHARSGMTPGTLIYFRGYAVNGAGTGYSADGTFWTAPNAPTAQEATSVAGASFSANWAAATGATNYLVDVSTASGFTNYVAGYDGRVAGNVTTLPVTGLIQETVYYYRLRAQNSGGTSTNSGTISATTYAFPILTSPTASSISTTGATLGATVTSAGGTALTSRGTVWGTSANPTGNVLAAGGTATGAFSHARTGMTPGTLIYYRGYAVNSVGTGYSPDGTFWTVPSAPTAQAATNATGASFWATWSAATGATNYLLDVSTASGFTSYAGGYSNRLAGNVTTLSVTGLAQGTVYYYRLRAQNSGGTSTNSGTISLTTLALPALSSPTAASITSTGATLGATVATNGGAALTVRGTVWGTSASPTGNALAEGGTATGAYSHVRTGMTPGTLIYYRGYAANSVGTNYSADGTFWTVPNAPTAQAATSIAGVSFSANWSAATGATNYLLDVSTASGFTSYAGGYSNRLAGNVTTLSVTGLAQGTVYYYRLRAQNSGGTSTNSGTISLTTLALPALSSPTAVSITSTGATLGATVTTNGGAALTARGTMWGTGASPIGNALAEGGTATGAYSHARTGMTPGTLIYYRGYAANSVGTNYSADGTFWTVPNAPTAQAATNVSSTRFWANWTAATGATNYLADVSMASGFTSFVAGYSNRLAGNVTTLSVTGLSQGTVYYYRLRAQNSGGTSTNSGVITVSPADLIVAGRVTNSISGAGVDGVTLSFSGGEGDVESAGGGWYSNAVAWAWSGTVSLAYSQGGSFSPPGRGYTSLTSDRLAESYAWIPPDPVISGRVTNNLTGAGISGVTVSFSSGGGEAVTSSEGWYSNAVPRGWSGTAMAAHPHAGSFLPADRSYTAVTNDQPAQHYGWTPPDVSIEGQVINEDTEAGEDGVTVTFSGGLGSVTTSNGGYYGRVVGYGWTGTVTPSHSTPHGPGSMTPTNRSYSAITGTQTGQDFSWKPPYVPGTRYVSLTGLNEHPYTNWIMAARDIQTAVNASGPGDEIVVADGTYDIVAGIRVYKPITIRSVNGPLWSTVRWIGNVLKGQNSCMFLVMTNAVLDGFTIQNGRLRTDVPFQGGSKAGGVTAGNGAEIRNCIISGHNAQTLNIGGGAGGISLYNSSKAVNCIIYGNVARDTITRSGGGVRLESGSRLVNCVVYGNRITPVMGFAIGAGGVFQSGSGPVYVENCIVWGNSYGYGGPLQQSVSPNLFSENGQMYVRYCCYQNATDIQTPLASFSANPLFLDAPGGDYRVAEESWCINGGLDEYNDLAGDIAANARKIGTIDVGAYEFTGPRPRILGRVTHEDTGAGVDGVTVEFTGGVSNAVTSGGGYYSRIVESGWGGTVTPDYATGSFTQPASRVYGSVTADQREQDYVWTPPDPDVAGQITHYFTGAGLDGWAVSFPGLPSVETSGGGYYTLTVPRHYTGTATVSHALGGTYSPSERVYSDQRVPLAAENFQWIPPTRAIIGRVVNHYTGAGVESVTVSFSAGGGASVATGTEGYYTGQVYYAWSGRATPTKAGGVFSPIASRDYQNVTSDQLAQNYTWVPDNPAISGRVTNTVTGAGADGLTVSFSGLGDAITSNGGYYGFVVGYGWSGTGVASGAVGTVAPSSRGYTNLIAGVSAQDYGWTPPERTVAGRVTDVDTGAGLGGVTVAFAPTGGGVETLGSGYFTQTLYYGWSGSLTPSRAGGTFDPTNRSFTVLDHRTGEDFGYRADRTLSGRVTDLDSGAGMDGITLTLSGAAGSTVTTNGGYFDLAVTYGWSGSLTASFTNGSFNPASRVYSALATNAASQDFVWRRPRTITGRVVNQYTEGGLDGVLVSAAGAGSGVTASGGYYRLDVLYGWSGRVTPSQGNSTFTPGYRDYSNVTADFTNQDYDCAPADPRLIGRVTNRYTGAGVSGVTVTLSGGGGQTATGPGGYFTQTVFYGWSGQATPSYALGTFDPSVSGFTNVVVDQSGLAYAWTPPARWIAGVVTNEDSGVGVEGISLDFANAPAGPSVTDASGAYTQEVYYGWSGAAVATCSEGTLVPAGRTYGAVTSNLAGENYSWKPPRDISGRVTNTLTGEGVDGVWLTGTGSETNLTAGGGYYYLSVTQGWTGRVTPGFASGGFQPAYRDYSAVSEDQPDHDYGWSPAPVISGQVRHQYTDEGVAGVTISFSGGQGVAVTTNGGWYSRAVAYDWSGTATPGYTSGSFTSLPSRAYSHVIEDQAGQDYIWTPPDPVISGRVTLLDTGAGVDGAVVVFSGGAGSVTSAVGGYYSRSVPRGWSGAAVPETAAGGTFSPATSSYVNVTEDYADEDYVWTSPDVQISGRVTNSALGTGVSGATVTAMGQDSDLTVADGSYTLVVPRGWSGEVNVSYVGGVLVPSSRTYTNVSTYLSGQNYSWTPSDTTISGRITDSITGMGVDGLTVGFSGDQGESVTAGGGYYSKAVEFNWSGRVTPQSGSGTFAPAYRDYSQVRTEQAGQNYVWTPAASAGDRYVSPNGSCAYPYTNWATASTNIHWALTVANAGESVWVSNGTYGVVSPLVVNKAIWLRSANGAEATVLRRSGSNACAVVQVSNGNAKVSGFTIRDGQSAVGAGATLYAGYLFNSIVRDNAGAGVAMGASLSARMANCLVIGNTAGGIAGNGVVVNCTVATNGGSPAIQAARVYNSISDGAVSSPEIQYTLAPVVYAGSGNLTGDPLLVDPSAGDYRLQHDSPCRDAGRNFYNTLPDDLDGNPRIFSEIDMGAYETEPDTGLAVALLSDPNPLPLGEWLRFDIHVLNNGPNPAEGVAVSGVLTGIVYQSNSVGAAYNPAAGVWTVGEMAVDEQRQLRVWGLAQREGYVTNVVRVTASQADPGEPGYDVATNVTRMLGEVSITNVAAASSSGNATVEWESVVGLGYNVYSCDGAYVQSLTWTARATLVASEDIPHYMDPAAAPQSVSRRYYQVTFSGHTPTETNAWALIRRDVRPASFTLLSPPVRTDRRFDGRMGAKLAEPLTGHDGGVGSGADEVYILQTNGQWRVLYLDGQKLWRESNGNASDCELAAGQGFWVCRRNGTAVRATFTGPVGNDGTQTGRLAVGWTILGLSEGKDLPPKETFAAASPVGAPQEEDADLLVLQNPDGTWRRLMYVQGWGAPYDGNWFDLSTFRIYTNRLEPGAAYYYFRQAAGGNAELRF